A part of Rhinoderma darwinii isolate aRhiDar2 chromosome 1, aRhiDar2.hap1, whole genome shotgun sequence genomic DNA contains:
- the LOC142662571 gene encoding uncharacterized protein LOC142662571, which produces MNSESEFRGTEMSEEAYHRMHLNVGKLIHELKSHPCLWDKGAAGGICEKRWRSVRDRFMKVVRKAKRSGGSPVKRPKVPHHDDLLFILPSRGQRPTEGNFQEPEAPATQDEQQQMEREPTPSTSTQHEAEGEEQLAGDLVATDMPLGEETPVSSPLPVSHLDAPPVATQVSDPAPHTCNSSRRGRRRTRRVRNRQLVVQTESMSLIQRVDGDDKFDLFIFFGYALASSCRQMPTERQDHFIAFCHTVAADFPNAPALPELSVLLIHFRQAVQLHQAQLSGAVSTTTQSQPLTAPAPYPAPPLPTAGGQFFHSFYPYHPTSSGPQPTCSNPSTHPRYYNLKFSCWRWWTCFWFADICEIGVNYGGWVIRDPLIAVFFFLGFITNLNVKV; this is translated from the exons gaacagaaatgtcaGAAGAGGCGTACCATCGCATGCACTTAAATGTTGGAAAACTGATTCACGAA CTCAAGTCACATCCCTGCCTATGGGACAAAGGCGCAGCCGG GGGAATATGTGAAAAAAGGTGGAGGAGTGTGCGGGACCGCTTCATGAAGGTGGTGCGGAAGGCCAAGAGGAGTGGGGGCTCTCCAGTGAAAAGACCAAAGGTCCCTCATCATGATGACCTGCTGTTCATCTTGCCTAGCAGGGGACAACGGCC aaCTGAAGGCAATTTTCAAGAGCCAGAGGCCCCTGCCACCCAAGATGAACAGCAGCAGATGGAGAGGGAACCCACTCCTTCAACATCGACCCAGCATGAAGCAGAGGGGGAAGAGCAACTGGCGGGAGACttggtggccacagacatgccacTGGGGGAGGAGACACCTGTCTCCTCACCCTTGCCGGTCTCTCATCTTGATGCCCCCCCTGTGGCCACCCAGGTCAGTGATCCTGCCCCCCATACCTGCAACTCTTCCAGGCGGGGGCGTAGAAGGACCCGACGGGTAAGGAACAGGCAATTGGTTGTGCAGACTGAGTCCATGTCCCTTATCCAGAGGGTGGACGGCGACGACaagtttgatttatttattttttttgggtacgCGTTGGCATCTTCGTGCCGCCAGATGCCAACGGAAAGGCAAGACCACTTTATTGCCTTTTGTCACACCGTGGCGGCAGACTTCCCTAACGCCCCCGCCCTCCCGGAACTGAGTGTACTTCTCATCCATTTCCGGCAGGCTGTACAGCTCCATCAGGCCCAACTTTCTGGCGCAGTCTCCACCACAACCCAGAGCCAACCCCTTACCGCTCCTGCCCCTTACCCCGCTCCTCCCCTGCCCACTGCTGGTGGCCAATTTTTCCATTCCTTTTACCCATACCACCCTACCAGCAGTGGGCCACAGCCTACTTGCTCAAACCCCTCCACCCACCCTCGTTACTACAATTTAAAGTTTAGCTGTTGGAGGTGGTGGACATGTTTTTGGTTTGCTGACATATGTGAAATAGGGGTAAATTATGGTGGGTGGGTAATAAGGGATCCGttgattgctgtttttttttttttgggtttt ATTACAAATTTAAACGTAAAAGTTTAG